From Salmo salar chromosome ssa04, Ssal_v3.1, whole genome shotgun sequence, one genomic window encodes:
- the LOC106602533 gene encoding tudor domain-containing protein 7B, whose amino-acid sequence MSDDLMKKMLRAVLQANKNGVSITRLQGEYRSLTGEFIPDRKLGYPSLECFLRSIPSVVRMENRMGEIMCFAAVCQETAHIAQLVARQKSSKRAPGRSQMLNCRMRSKLASNFVFYEKPRTSLRQPDRAPVHSGWSQPYSSMGPPRPRSYNSGGFSAGGDIRKMYSQHDDRANPPAPPPQSQNREPVTERPVKKCTFSSRLVKEVNHHISNTTQKAPALSSFPALSITISNVPPPPTPKALQPGGYNPQVVQSRISEVLKKYCSGLWLSKLPSVYRDMHNQDLPGQAVIDLENWTHICSVEKPVSTNRADRLVYPPQPKPPSPALSPVKPPTAPYTVKPATTLLAKPITTAPVKPVTANPVKLAPLFFSPRNPSLNQRQTSPTPPAPSWKHSPTNTPTSPTAPSTLWKPSPSHLLPTPTCNLWRPSPTSTSPSWKPTTTPFSPTPPSLIPTSPTSPFLSSPTWMASPTPPSLIPTSPTSPFLTSPTWMASPAPPSLIPTSPTSPFLTSPTWMASPTPTTPIPLSPTAVSIPVEACLRLKELLSKYSHGLWAHALPKLYQETFKVPFPEDILANLSLLLDICTVEYPMADNKKKAILYGPTTEYKAKVSSTPSSPSGYKLNSTPMVPPLLLPKEEFPSVLVVEASSTDQIILRYIGEGYSQALEAMEESMSTVYSQLSAQRLLPFPSAGKLAAVKVEGGEEVVRAQVCEVMTDKVKVYYVDHGFSEVLSRTKLLELQNDFLKLPFQATTCTLAGLEQFSSELSVLQTLESLAVGKILLVELLQHDADPPQVVLYDTSHDDEVNINAVCLKALQDKAMENPLQVNSTYMNVSVTNVCSDGTIFCQLPSRGRVKLNEILDKIEAFFITQVTSESLVSTPFCGKCCLARYKGRWSRVEITNLHGSRVLDIKFVDLGVPASVEVIELREIPPPFLHELMVIPPQAIKCCLAELEVGVWTPEAVLWLRGAVVNSMDCSMKISMLDEAKLVHIYLFISKGSQDVTNSVNHQMATSDLWKQPGPQKDGLPTPSFLDSPACSPIPVSTNTPSPLDGAGDASNPTLVTSAWGEKQLVLPPLLELPQAGQNMDVYVSVACHPGHFVLQPWQDLYKLVVLMGEMVLYYNQREETPGPGDVQKGEIYAAKVDHNWHRVLVNRVLSSGLVSVYELDYGKHELVSCNLLQPLIESFRQLPFQGITAQLAGVEQRVWSEAASIVFRNHVEKKPLVAQVECVVEAELPWDRKMIVYLVDTSREETDIWVHNIMADFPEEQSTAA is encoded by the exons ATGTCTGACGATCTGATGAAGAAGATGCTCCGTGCTGTCCTCCAGGCCAATAAGAACGGGGTGTCCATCACGCGGCTGCAGGGGGAATACAGGTCGCTGACTGGGGAGTTCATCCCCGACCGAAAGCTGGGTTACCCTTCACTGGAGTGCTTCCTCCGCAGTATCCCCTCCGTGGTCAGGATGGAGAATCGCATGGGGGAG ATAATGTGCTTCGCTGCAGTCTGTCAAGAAACGGCCCACATCGCTCAGTTGGTCGCCCGTCAGAAGTCCAGCAAGAGGGCACCTGGCAGATCCCAGATGCTGAACTGTCGGATGAGGTCGAAATTGGCTTCAAATTTTGTGTTCTACG AGAAGCCTCGGACGTCCCTGCGTCAGCCCGACCGTGCTCCAGTGCACTCCGGCTGGAGCCAGCCTTACTCCTCCATGGGGCCCCCACGGCCGCGGAGCTACAACAGTGGAGGCTTCAGTGCTGGGGGAGACATCAGGAAGATGTACAGCCAGCATGACGACCGGGCCAACCCCCCTGCTCCGCCACCGCAGAGTCAGAACAGGGAGCCCGTCACTGAGAG ACCAGTCAAGAAATGTACCTTTTCTTCTAGACTGGTGAAAGAAGTCAACCATCACATTTCGAATACCACCCAAAAAGCTCCTG CTCTCTCCAGTTTCCCAGCTCTCTCCATTACCATCAGTAACGTCCCTCCTCCTCCGACGCCCAAAGCCCTTCAGCCGGGAGGCTACAACCCCCAGGTGGTGCAGAGTCGGATCTCTGAGGTGCTGAAGAAGTACTGCAGTGGTCTGTGGCTCTCCAAGCTGCCCTCTGTGTACCGGGACATGCACAACCAGGACCTACCTGGCCAAGCAGTCATAGACCTGGAGAACTGGACACACATCTGCTCA GTTGAGAAGCCTGTTAGTACCAATCGAGCAGATAGGCTGGTCTACCCCCCTCAGCCCAAACCCCCCAGCCCTGCTCTCTCACCAGTCAAACCCCCAACGGCTCCTTATACAGTAAAACCAGCCACAACCCTCCTAGCCAAACCCATCACTACCGCTCCAGTCAAACCAGTCACCGCCAACCCAGTGAAACTGGCCCCTCTATTCTTCTCACCGAGGAACCCCTCCTTGAACCAGAGACAGACTTCGCCCACTCCACCGGCCCCCTCGTGGAAGCACTCCCCGACCAATACCCCCACCTCTCCAACTGCCCCCTCTACCTTGTGGAAGCCTTCTCCTTCCCACCTACTCCCTACGCCCACCTGTAATTTGTGGAGACCCTCCCCTACTTCCACCTCGCCCTCATGGAAGCCAACAACTACCCCTTTCTCCCCTACTCCCCCCTCCCTCATCCCCACCTCCCCtacttctcccttcctctcctcccccacatGGATGGCCTCCCCTACTCCCCCCTCCCTCATCCCCACCTCCCCTACTTCTCCCTTCCTCACCTCCCCCACATGGATGGCCTCCCCTGCTCCCCCCTCCCTCATCCCCACCTCCCCTACTTCTCCCTTCCTCACCTCCCCCACATGGATGGCCTCCCCTACCCCCACCACCCCAATCCCCCTCTCACCTACAGCGGTGAGCATCCCTGTGGAGGCGTGCCTCAGACTGAAGGAGCTGCTGTCTAAATACAGCCATGGCCTGTGGGCCCACGCCCTCCCCAAGCTCTACCAGGAGACCTTCAAGGTCCCCTTCCCAGAGGACATCCTGGCCAACCTGTCTCTCTTACTAGACATCTGCACCGTGGAGTACCCCATGGCCGACAACAAGAAGAAGGCCATCCTCTACGGCCCCACCACCGAGTACAAGGCCAAG GTGAGCAGCACCCCGTCCTCTCCGTCGGGTTATAAGCTCAACAGCACCCCCATGGTTCCTCCTCTGCTGCTCCCCAAGGAGGAGTTCCCCTCAGTGCTGGTGGTGGAGGCAAGCAGCACCGACCAGATCATCCTCAG GTACATAGGCGAGGGCTATTCTCAGGCCCTGGAGGCAATGGAGGAATCCATGAGTACCGTCTACAGCCAGCTCAGCGCTCAGAggctcctccccttcccctcggCTGGCAAACTGGCGGCCGTCAAAGTGGAGGGGGGCGAGGAGGtcgtcagggcccaggtctgtgaGGTCATGACCGACAAAGTCAAG GTGTACTACGTGGACCATGGCTTCTCTGAGGTCCTCAGTAGAACCAAACTACTAGAGCTGCAGAACGACTTCCTCAAGCTGCCCTTCCAGGCGACTACCTGTACACTAGCTG GTCTGGAGCAGTTCAGCTCGGAGCTCTCTGTGCTGCAGACGCTGGAGTCCCTGGCCGTAGGTAAGATCCTCCTGGTGGAGCTGCTGCAGCACGACGCTGACCCGCCCCAGGTGGTGCTCTACGACACGTCGCACGATGATGAGGTCAACATCAACGCTGTCTGCCTCAAGGCTCTGCAGGACAAGGCCATGGAGAACCCTTTACAG GTCAACAGTACCTATATGAATGTGTCTGTGACCAACGTGTGTTCTGACGgaaccatcttctgccagctgcCCTCCCGAGGTCGGGTCAAGCTCAACGAGATCCTGGATAAGATCGAGGCCTTCTTCATAACCCAG GTGACATCAGAGTCTCTGGTGTCCACTCCGTTCTGTGGGAAGTGCTGCCTGGCCCGGTACAAAGGAAGGTGGTCCAGAGTAGAG ATCACCAACCTCCATGGTAGCAGAGTGCTAGATATCAAATTTGTGGACCTGGGAGTCCCGGCCTCTGTAGAGGTCATAGAGCTGAGAGAGATCCCTCCTCCGTTCCTGCACGAGCTCATGGTCATCCCACCACAG GCGATCAAGTGTTGTCTGGCAGAGCTGGAGGTGGGGGTCTGGACTCCTGAGGCTGTTCTCTGGCTTAGAGGTGCTGTAGTCAACTCTATGGACTGTAGCATGAAG ATCTCGATGCTGGACGAGGCCAAGCTGGTGCACATCTACCTGTTTATCTCTAAGGGCTCCCAGGATGTCACCAACAGTGTTAACCACCAGATGGCGACCTCTGACCTATGGAAGCAACCCGGACCCCAGAAGGACGGCCTCCCTACCCCCAGTTTCCTCGACAGCCCAGCCTGCAGCCCTATCCCTGTCTCCACCAACACCCCCAGTCCTCTGGATGGTGCCGGGGACGCGTCAAACCCCACTTTGGTCACCTCCGCTTGGGGAGAGAAGCAGCTGGTGCTGCCCCCTCTCTTGGAGCTTCCCCAGGCGGGCCAGAACATGGACGTCTACGTGTCTGTGGCCTGTCACCCGGGACACTTTGTGCTGCAGCCGTGGCAG GACCTGTACAAGCTGGTGGTGCTGATGGGAGAGATGGTCCTTTACTACAACCAGAGGGAGGAGACGCCGGGGCCCGGAGATGTACAGAAAGGAGAGATCTACGCCGCCAAGGTGGACCATAA TTGGCACCGTGTGCTGGTGAATAGGGTTCTGTCCAGCGGCCTGGTGTCTGTGTACGAGCTGGACTATGGTAAACACGAGCTGGTTAGCTGCAACCTGCTCCAGCCCCTCATCGAGTCGTTCAGACAGCTGCCCTTCCAGGGAATCACCGCACAACTGGCTG GCGTGGAGCAGCGTGTGTGGTCGGAGGCGGCGTCCATTGTGTTCCGGAACCACGTAGAGAAGAAGCCCCTGGTGGCCCAGGTGGAGTGTGTGGTGGAGGCGGAGCTTCCCTGGGACAGGAAG ATGATAGTGTACCTGGTGGACACTTCTCGGGAGGAGACAGACATCTGGGTCCACAACATCATGGCTGACTTTCCAGAGGAACAGAGTACCGCCGCGTAG